A genomic window from Silene latifolia isolate original U9 population chromosome Y, ASM4854445v1, whole genome shotgun sequence includes:
- the LOC141628805 gene encoding uncharacterized protein LOC141628805 translates to MKEIGGLFNKYFSNIFKSNAVPECFEDYIIHYGYLFDNLKRKVGMEERAKLGRIYSKIEVRQAVFQLGPLKSPGPDGIPAAFYQKYWSIVKDDVINGALNILNSGTVLKEFNKTFIVLIPKNNCPESVEDFRPISLCNVIMKVVTKCIANRLKGVMDDLVSPFQSAFVPNRSIADNIVIAQEILHVINHRSYGKKGMMALKADMSKAYDRLNWNFIRGVLSYLNLPDSMVHLIMSTIESVSYEILINGAPMENVEPCCGIRQGDPLSPYIFALCTKDFLSRPVGEGGLGLLNIGCFNQALLAKSAWRILCDPGSLISKVIGPKLGIQDDILFQNRWKAPHASSWALKSLVWASDLIYNNIAWTIGSSSRLNAWKSKWIEGYSLHDLCGDSVDAPTDSTLLVGDLYDTHRRWDLSSLGFDPGERVTKKILATYISCQPSDDSFYWKLSKYGDYTVKSGYYAAKVLSDGPTTRVDLSRMSEPIVAFCKSKLWKLPISDKLRVFLWKFMANALPVGSEFLKRKMNWRSSCTMCDGLPTCVESISHLFRDCSFAKALWNDLVFRSRRPWPMAALNYIVGDIQGMNEVVCDKDASLLQASLLDFSSDFGLAKRIRNSFPYWIVGGPVCGNVCTVKCDAAWRDDRSSGMGWCLLDGDGTLRNSANARSFASSALHAEGQVAGPEKPITSFTCIIQDIKSIASHFHCCSLSFCPRGVNRIAHNLAQQALL, encoded by the exons ATGAAGGAGATTGGTGGTTTGTTTAATAAATACTTCTCTAATATCTTTAAGTCTAATGCTGTGCCCGAGTGTTTTGAAGATTACATTATTCATTACGGGTACTTATTTGATAATCTTAAGCGTAAAGTGGGCATGGAGGAGAGAGCCAAGTTGGGCCGTATATACTCGAAAATTGAAGTTCGTCAGGCTGTTTTCCAATTGGGACCCTTAAAATCACCGGGTCCTGACGGGATTCCCGCGGCCTTCTACCAGAAATATTGGTCTATTGTTAAGGATGATGTTATTAATGGAGCTCTCAATATTCTAAATTCGGGTACTGTTCTTAAGGAATTTAATAAGACATTTATTGTCCTTATTCCTAAGAATAATTGCCCGGAGAGTGTTGAGGATTTTCGGCCGATTAGCCTCTGCAATGTTATTATGAAGGTTGTCACAAAGTGTATTGCTAATAGATTAAAAGGGGTTATGGATGATCTTGTTAGTCCTTTTCAAAGTGCGTTTGTCCCAAATAGAAGTATTGCGGATAATATTGTGATTGCCCAAGAAATTCTTCACGTCATCAACCATAGGAGTTATGGTAAGAAGGGTATGATGGCTTTAAAGGCAGATATGAGCAAAGCTTATGATAGACTAAATTGGAATTTCATAAGAGGGGTGCTCTCTTACTTGAACTTGCCTGACTCTATGGTTCATCTTATTATGAGTACTATTGAATCTGTTTCTTATGAAATTCTGATTAATGGTGCTCCTATGGAAAATGTTGAACCTTGTTGTGGGATTAGGCAAGGTGATCCTTTATCCCCTTATATTTTTGCGCTTTGTAC TAAAGACTTTCTTAGTAGGCCTGTGGGAGAAGGGGGCCTTGGTCTTCTCAATATTGGTTGCTTTAATCAAGCGCTCCTTGCCAAATCTGCTTGGAGAATCTTATGTGATCCTGGAAGCCTTATTAGTAAAGTTATTGGTCCCAAGCTTGGTATCCAAGATGATATTTTATTTCAGAATCGTTGGAAGGCTCCCCATGCGTCGTCATGGGCCCTCAAAAGCCTTGTCTGGGCTTCCGATCTTATCTACAACAATATTGCTTGGACAATTGGATCTTCATCTCGTCTTAATGCTTGGAAGAGCAAATGGATAGAGGGTTATAGTCTTCATGATCTTTGCGGGGATTCCGTTGACGCTCCTACTGACTCCACGCTCCTGGTAGGTGACCTTTATGATACTCACAGAAGATGGGATCTTTCCTCTCTTGGTTTCGATCCAGGTGAGAGAGTTACAAAGAAAATCCTCGCGACTTATATTTCGTGTCAACCTTCGGATGACTCATTCTATTGGAAACTCTCTAAATATGGTGACTACACTGTCAAGTCGGGTTATTATGCTGCTAAGGTCTTATCTGATGGACCTACCACAAGGGTTGATCTCTCTAGAATGTCTGAACCTATCGTGGCTTTTTGTAAATCAAAGCTCTGGAAGTTGCCTATTTCTGACAAACTAAGGGTGTTTTTATGGAAATTCATGGCTAATGCCCTTCCTGTGGGTTCTGAATTCCTTAAACGCAAGATGAATTGGCGCTCCTCTTGTACTATGTGCGATGGCTTACCTACTTGTGTGGAATCTATTTCTCACCTCTTCAGAGATTGTAGCTTTGCAAAAGCTCTTTG GAATGATTTGGTCTTCAGGAGTCGTCGCCCTTGGCCTATGGCTGCTCTCAATTATATTGTTGGTGACATTCAGGGTATGAATGAGGTTGTGTGCGATAAGGATGCTAGCCTCCTTCAAGCGTCTTTGCTGGACTTCTCTTCTGATTTTGGATTAGCGAAAAGGATTAGAAACTCGTTTCCTTATTGGATTGTTGGTGGACCTGTGTGCGGAAATGTTTGCACTGTTAAGTGTGATGCTGCTTGGAGGGATGATAGAAGTTCTGGCATGGGGTGGTGCTTGTTGGATGGTGATGGGACCTTAAGGAATTCTGCGAATGCTCGCTCGTTTGCCTCTTCTGCCCTGCATGCCGAAGGTCAG GTTGCTGGACCGGAAAAGCCTATTACGTCTTTTACTTGCATTATCCAGGATATTAAGTCTATTGCGTCTCATTTTCACTGTTGCTCTCTTAGTTTCTGTCCTAGGGGAGTAAATAGGATAGCTCATAATCTTGCTCAGCAAGCTCTGTTGTAA
- the LOC141628804 gene encoding uncharacterized protein LOC141628804 codes for MGVVVPVVFYVVLFCFFGWDGLLGGGAYAGVSFRLLGSRMKCVCEPDHTNRGAVWESFTCHLNSFDKPFLLFGDFNQVEFSSDKLGGSDKLIRGASLFSYWKNLHCLMDIPFKGPRFTWCNNRDNPHRIYERLDKSFASNDWLSLFPNTLIKHLPIQISDHAPIILDTNMILHTKKKIYRLEAWCFDHAECSSLVKESWGRKDKGDASYALLSKLRRINNAFRVWSCNKKDEWGLKWSAFDQDLESYLLDIENGGDTFNYESCHKKLVEFSIAAGTYWRQRSKLKWSCEGDTCTKYFFNWVKG; via the exons ATGGGTGTAGTGGTTCCTGTTGTGTTTTatgtggttttgttttgtttcttCGGATGGGATGGACTTTTAGGAGGTGGTGCTTATGCTGGAGTCAGTTTTCGGTTGTTGGGTTCCCGTATGAAATGTGTTTG TGAACCTGATCATACTAATAGGGGCGCTGTATGGGAATCTTTTACTTGTCATCTTAACTCCTTTGACAAACCTTTCTTGCTTTTTGGTGATTTCAACCAAGTTGAATTCTCGTCTGATAAGTTAGGTGGTAGTGATAAATTGATTAGAGGAGCAAGCTTATTCTCATACTGGAAGAATTTACATTGTCTGATGGATATCCCTTTTAAGGGACCTAGATTTACTTGGTGCAATAATAGGGATAATCCACATCGAATTTATGAAAGACTTGATAAGAGTTTTGCCTCTAATGATTGGCTCTCTTTATTCCCTAATACTTTGATCAAACACCTCCCTATTCAAATATCAGATCATGCACCTATTATCCTTGATACAAATATGATTCTCCATACCAAGAAGAAAATTTACAGATTAGAGGCCTGGTGTTTTGATCATGCCGAATGTAGTAGCTTGGTTAAAGAAAGTTGGGGAAGAAAAGATAAGGGTGATGCTTCTTATGCCCTTTTGTCAAAATTACGTCGTATAAACAATGCTTTCAGAGTTTGGTCTTGTAACAAAAAAGATGAATGGGGTCTAAAGTGGAGTGCTTTTGATCAGGACTTGGAGTCCTATCTTTTGGACATTGAGAATGGTGGTGACACTTTTAACTACGAATCATGTCACAAAAAGCTGGTGGAATTCTCTATTGCTGCGGGCACTTATTGGCGTCAACGTTCTAAATTGAAATGGAGTTGTGAGGGTGACACATGTACTAAATATTTTTTCAATTGGGTTAAAGGATGA